The Coffea arabica cultivar ET-39 chromosome 2c, Coffea Arabica ET-39 HiFi, whole genome shotgun sequence genome includes the window CTCCTCCAACAAATCAACCtcaaaaaaagaactaaaaagaaaaaaaaccagtCCAACACCCACAGCGGCATTGACAGAGAGAAAAGAAGCACATGAGGTCATTTGGTGGTGGCAGCAGAGGCATGGGCGGAGGAGGCAGCGGTGGTGGGAGCGTGCAGATGCTACGAAGTGTTCAAAGGGCTGTGAGAGCCCGAACTGTCGGCGGTGGGGGTGGCGCAGCCCATGAACCTTTCTCTCATACTCACCCCTCCACTACCAACACCGCTACTACTACTAATCTTGGTAGAACGAGACAAACTACTTGTAACAATAACAAGAACCAGCCCATCacgctttcttcttcttcttcttcaacagCTTCATCTGCTATATTTTCTACATGCAACAATCTCCTGCCAACAACAATATCAACTGCTGCACCACCCGCCTGGCCTTCTTCGTGTTCATCGCCTACGTTTACAGATGATTCTGATTGGGAGTGTATCGATGACTGTTATGAAGACTTCGTTTTTGGGACCGTTCCATCCAAGGACGAGGTCCATCATGCAGTTTTTGCTCTCCAGGAGTAAGTTTCTTGaattccattttttctttttcttttttttcatataatttcttaaaattttggaatgaattATCACTTAGTTATGATTAACTTTCCAAGGATGATGTTTCGTACGGGGTTTCTCTATTCAAGGATGGAGTATAAGGAATACATATTGCTTGCTTAATTATGGAGATTTGTCTGACATCTAATTAATATGGTTATTTTCCTATAATATCATTATACCATGGATATTTTGTTGTTGGATTTTATTTTTGGGATGCTGATGTTGACTTTGATGTCGACATCGGGAGTCAAATATTCGGCTTACTGTATCAGTTCCCTGGGATTGGATAGATGAGTCAAACAAGTTTCTCTAACCATTGAAAAAAAATCCCATAATCATTTGCAACACCCAGCTATATATGCTAATTTGACATATTTATGCTGTTGCTTTACTGTTGATAATTATGCCATACAAAAGTACCATAAGAACCAAAATTCGTGGTGGTTTACAACTTACAAGCCTTGGAACCCCAGAGACTGTAAATGTAGAAAACAGCAAGTTATATACAAAAATTAGTTCTTCTTGAGTACAGCTGGGATTTCTTTTGCCTCCTCGTTTGAGATtttactaaaaataattaaagaacAGAGCATAACGTAATTTGAGCCACAGTAGATAGACAGCATGCACTTACCTGTTAGAGCTTTATTATTTGTATTTACCTGGAGTTGATAATGAaatcttctttcttgaaaaTGTGCGTCACATATAGTTTCTGAATTACTCAGACATCTTTAATCTAACGATATACAACcgttaatttttatttaattcttaTGAAGCTTATGTTTACATTAGCAGTTAAGTCTTGGCATCAACTCACATTTCATTGTTTCATTGTCATAATATTgccatttcttgaaattttgtaattcTCAGGGCACTAGATCCAGCCTCAGCTAAATATTTGATCGACGACATACCTGCATACAATTTGGATGCTGACTTAGGTGGTCAAGTATCTGGCCTCACCGGTTCCCTGCAAAGATCTTCTCCATTTGGCAGCCAGTTGGATTGGATGGAGCCCTCATTGCAACTCTGCAGCCAGAGCACGTTGCAGGCTCATGAGCGAGTTCATGATGCTTTGCACTTGCTCAGGAACGAACCTTCAGTTCAGGTTTATTCTGCATGTCATGACTATTAGATTGTTATTGTTAAAGCTTTGGCGTTAAATGAATCATTGAAGGAAATATATGAACTTGGAAAAGCATCAGTTGTGGATCTACTTGCTTGAGTAATTTAGTTGTTTTTAATATCTCGTGATATCAAATTCCTCGCATCCCAGGGCAAATAGTAGCATGAACATGTTCATCAACAATTTTTGTTGTTGTTCTGTGTCTTGTTTTGTTGAGTCTTTTGTTGGGTTTATTGTCTTAACCAAGATTAGCTTTCATGTCATATTTTCTAAATAGAAGCTTTCGCTGCTTAATTGATAGAGAATGGTGGTATCACTATCTTCTGATAAAGCTGTTTGGGATGCTGTGTTGAATAATGAGGTAGTTCAGGAGCTCAGAGGGTCTCTCAGTCAAGGTTTGTAGTAAGTCCAGAAAATGGGACGTTATCTCCTCATTATAATCGTGGTATTAATGCTTGCAATTGTTGCCATTCATAGTTTCTTTGTTGCCCATTAATGTTGTTCTGATACATGAAGCAGGTAAAAATCCTGCTGAGAAGTCAGATGATGGTTCTGATCCAGCAAGAGGCTTTCTAAGTTGGGTAATTGTCAACACCAAAGCGACAGTCATGGAGCTTGTTGACAAGATTACGAAGCTAGTAAATGAACTATTCCGCAccgaaggaggaggaggagacaGGACAGCTGATAGAAGAGCAGATCCTTTTGATGAAAAGCTGAGAGCATCGTTTCTGCTCTCGGTCGTGGTTATGCTAATCGTGGTCGCGGCTCGATCAAGCAAGGCATGATCATAGTACTCTAATTTGTCGACCTAACCGGTGGCTTTTCCTGCTGTGTAGGAAACGTTCTGTTGTACATCGAATTTTAAGTGGTTTTGTAAGAGAAAATGACATTCATGCATCTGTTTTATTCTGTTCGTTAATTTTCTACAGCTCAAGAAGATTAGACACCCATAATTgtacttggaaaaaaaaaaatcagggaGCAAAATGGTCTGGACGAAATGATACCGGTCAACGGGACAAAATTTTGCGAAGTGTATGATAACATAGAAAATCAATATGGATTTGAAAAATATGAAGATGAAAAGAATATACCGAACCTAAATAAGTCAATAGAAGTTTGCAATTCATCCAGTTACATTACTAATAAAGAAAAAGCAGGTTCCTAAAAGAAGAAGTTCCTCAACTGCCTAGAAGATTTTGTAAAGCTGGAGCACCTGTACAACTAGCTAGTATGCAAGACTGAAAGCACACTTCTCATTGACATCACCGATAAAAGCCTATTTATCAGCAAAATTCTCAAGCCAGATAAATCACCGGCGTCAGTAGATGATCAATATCTGGAGTAACGACAGCCCGCTTACTGACTTCTCCCAGATTGCAGCAGTGTTTGTCTGATGTGTTGATTGCCACAATGTCCTGAGCAAACGTACAATTGGAACCAGGAGAAACCTGCAAGTCGTTTCATCCTTCTAAGAGAAGCTCATAATAGCTACATAATGTCTTGTTCAAGCAATAACTGATAATGGCTAACAAACACACTGAAACTGCTTGTCctaaatttaccaaaaaaaaggaaaaaatgaagaattatAGGGTATTGTGCAAAACAGAGTATTATCAGAGCAAGCTCTAGGAAAGACCTGTGCACATTGTCTTACTTGTCAAGCCCAGATATCATATGAATGCACCAAATCCCAGACTCAACCTTACCATTGAGCCAGCCCTTATCAGTACTTTGTTGAGAAAAGGAATATCATATAGTTTTCACTCATAAGCACCCCATAATTACGTTGGAAGCAGAATAATATATATCCAAAAAGGAAATTATTGGTTTAAATCACCAGGaaaaaagctaagacataacTCACATCGTACAGCATATCTCCGAGCTTCAACTTAACTGCACCACTCTTAAAGACCAATATTTTCCCCATGAATCCGGGTGGCAACTCCTCCAAACTGCATACATTCTTATTTGTGCCAGCAACAGAAGACACGGAGCTGTTAACTATCTCTTTTCCCTTTGCATCACCTGAAACCATTGGAAAGCTACCAGGAATCTCCTTCCCTTTTGCCGTGGTTGGAGCAACACTTCCACCTGGTCTAGAGCTGCCAGCTCTGTGTTTATGATTCACGCTGGCTGAAGCATGTTCAGATGTACCAGTAGAACCTGGCCCAGATTCCCGTTTAAGAAAGGGGAGGTTAGcaggaaattgaagaaaaagcaTCTTCTCTCCATCAACTTCTTCCTGTACATCAATAGCAAATTCATTAGCAAAAAGAAACTCTAAGATCAATCTGATAAATGTTCAAAATATGAAAACAGACACACTAACACAAATATAGCTACCAGCAGACCAAGATCTGATGCAGAATGTATGGCACTTTCATCATACTCCGAAGCTGCTTTAGCCTCCCCAAATTCTTCCCGATCAAGAACCTCTAAAAGCTCAAAAAGCATACCATTAACAGACAAAAAACAGTTAACACcccaaagaaacaaaagactaGCAAATTCAAGGTGaccaaaagccaaaaaaaataaaataaaaagttaaTCACTTATGATCACCCGATTAAAAtagttttctctcttttagaTACCAGGAGAAATCATGTGATTAATTGGTTAGTGCAAAACTGCAAATATGTCCTCAGTATAGTTACTTATCTCTGCCACAGCATCTCCCTGCATTTATACTTGATATCTCCACCGTATATTAAGCTGAAGCTATGGGTttggtatttaaaaaaaaaaaaaaaaaaaaaattctgtagCTTAAAGTGTTTCATAGCAACCCTTTCTTTACCTAATTTTGTAATGTCCCACTTCCGTTTCTTTTCCCATGACATTCAACAGAATACTTCCTTGAATACTCCACCAACTAATGTATCCAGTAAGTAATTAGGCTCACATATAGTGTGACAAAAACATTAGTTAGTAAACTTTTGATGTCATTGATACTCAACACTTGTTAACAATCATCATGGAGAAAACTATCTCTGTTACTTAAAGCTCTATTTTATCCCCTCTCATGTAATTGCAGTGTTGCTAGAAAAACCTGTACTCCAAAGCAAAAAAAGTTTCTGCATTAAATtctgatgaaaaaaaaaagataaaaagatcAATCTAAACACCCTATCTGCTTTAAGCATCATCAAGTTTACTGTGTGCAACAACCAACAAATCTCCAAGTATGATGTTCAAACACTGGAAAGAGAATTTCTGTTGTCTTGATTTCCTTTAATTTAATGCAAGCATTCATGAAAAAGCAATAGCCATGCAAGGCCTTGAAGGGACTTCAAGATCAGCAAGGAGGGACAACATGTCAGCGCTCATCCTGTCATCACTAAGAGTGATTTGAGCTATACCTGGGTCTCCAGAGTAAGGTCTTCTTATGGGAAGAGCAACAGGATAGTAGCTGTGGTTGTAATCCTAATACAGAATAACAAAAAAGTAATTAGTGAGTCCTTTTATTTGTGCTCGCAAAGACTCAGTTTGTCGTAGGcatgaaagaaaaaacaaacaacATTTATTACCCAAGGTTCTTTATATTCTCTCTTCTTCTGCTTGAATGAAGTAACAGTGGCATCTTCTGAACTTTCAACCATCCAATCAATTTTACTAGTTGAAGGCAAAGAATGGATGTCCCACCTAGTATCTGCAGCAGAATCTCTCAATCCCGTGCCATTACTTCTGTCACCGGAACCTTCCTTAGCTGAGCCATATGTCCTTAAAGAAGTTGATGATGCAACTCCATGGCTAAATGCAACTTGAACAGAAGCTGAAAGTTTATACAAGCACATGAGTTCATAACTGACCACTCAATATAAAGAACTAACAACAACTTATGATGCAGCCATAACTACATGTGCCTGTACAAAACCCACTGAGTAGGACAACTCTATTCAGCTAAAAATATGATGTAAACGATCTCAAAGAACAATGATATTTACTTTAAACGTTGTTCATATATCCAATAATTATGCAGCAGTGTTAAAAATTTTGTCGCTTTATAGTGTGCTGTTTAACCGATCACTCCGGATCACCGGATTGGTCTTATTTGAATTGATCAATTACAAGTTTGGTGTTAAAGTGAAGTTGTAATACAATCATCAAGTGATAACTGAATTCCTAACACGCACATACACACcccccgccccccccccccccccccaacaaaaaaaaaagggtaagtGAATGAGATTACATTTTTTCTCAGCTTGAGGCCATCTTCTTGTCAGATGCTCCTGTACACGAAGTGAGATGAGTAACATGTATAACAATGAAGGGCATTGCACTTCCCAAAAACACAGGAAAACTAAACCACAAATAACTAGAGTAAAAAGGTTATACATTGTTCCATTTCTACAATAGAAGCTACTAAAGCCCCTTCTGCATTCTAAATATGagttattaaaaaaagaaaagaaaaagcagacCATCAAGGGAAATTCAGCTTCACTTTTCTTACAAAAGCTTAGCCCTAATGCATAAAAATCTGCCAACGATGTGTTTTTGATGTCATTAAGGAACTGAAGTAAGTGATCAAGTAATTATTAATTAACAAGCCAAAGTTATGTGAGGAGGTAGTAAATGCAAGTTCCTCTTAGCTCTTCAAGATTAAGGCTgtccttgattgcaaaaatctAAACAGCAGCATGCAAATTTTAAGCACGATAATGATGCATTTGGTAAAAGAGGGCCTCCAATGTCCGTTTAATTGCAGACAATCTCGTCTTGATTGACTTCTGTAAGTTCATATTCAATTGTTCAATTATTCAGTCTATATATTTCTTTTCCCCAATTCGAGTCCTTTGCTTCAGTTAAAATGTGTCAAATATCACAAGGTCAAAAACGAACCCATACAAAAGCAAGCAGTATAATTCTGTACATTTTTGGAACTACCGTAAAACTTTCTCATTAAAGATTTACCGATATCAACATGCATCAATCTAGTAAAACAAGACTTCATTTTATGCGGCACGGTAACAATTATAGTCCTTAATGACATTAACTCCTAGATACCAGCAAAAGTTTGCGttagaaggggaaaaaatgatACTAAAGGATATGTTAATTTATCCTGACCTTGTACGGTCTATAAAAGTCACAGCTATAATAATTAGTATAAAATGcaatattgtatatatatatacattttacttaattaatcttttatttttaattaaaaatctaACATTTGAAATGTATCTTAACAGACCGTTGCTATACATAAATCTGATATAAATAGCGAATGAAGGCGCGAGCATTACTTACGTTAACTTTGCGAAGGAGAGATTCATTAATCTCGTCATCTCCGCCATGATCACCACCACCAGCTACTTCACTGCCAATTCACAAGTATTAAGAGTTTCAAGGTAAGAAAAAAGACGATtaattggaatttttttttttatttttaaaaaaaggtgtTAAGGAAAATGAAATACGTTTTGGGTTGAAGAGGTGTGGACTTCCTCCTGGGTGGAGGACCTTTAGGAGCAAATTTGACCTGTGAAAAATACATGGCAAATTGAGATTAAATCGCAAGTAAGGAGCAAACCAGGACGCGAATGAAGGGAAAATCACAATTCAAAACAGAAACAAGAGAAAGTGGTGCAGACCCTTCTAGGAGTAGAAGGGGACAAATTCGGTTCCATGTAGCTTCTGGTGCAATTCCAATAAATTAGAGCTCGTAATCAGGAGAAAGGGCTATGATTAGACAGATCGGAGCGACAGATTACCGGAATTCTACCGAAAAAATCAAAGCGATAGGCTTAAGGTCGGAGAAAGATGAAGAAGACGATATGACCggaaaagaaaaggggcaaAAAACATGAACCGAGTCGAACCCTGGATGGACGTCTCAACGAGACGTCTGAACCACCAAGCCAACGTGAAATTTGTTGAGGGACGGCAAATTTTAATGGAATAACTACATTCACACACCcgaaaaaagtaaaataaaaaaaagggaaaattactTCTTATGTCTGCACTTTCCATTTTTAGTAATTACTTCTTTGCAAAATTCTCAGGTGTTTTGGACTAAAATGAAAAACTCTACAAGAGACTTAAGAATATTTTTTCATACAATCTAAATTAGAACTATGGGATTTGTTAAAATTGAACCAAGATATCAATTTCAGTCTCGTACAACTGTTTTAGGAGTattacttttaaaattttggccctcgaagttttaattttttttttattaacttTCGTTGTTTCCCTAGCCAGTTATTGTTACTCCCATAAAGCGTGAAGGAATTACTAGTAATTACTGCAAGGTTGCTTTTGGGTTTGAGGGATTTAATGAAATATTTAAAATTCTCATAAATCACTCCATGTTCTGTAGATAATTTAGGAAGCATTTGAATTTAGAATTCATCTATTATTTTAGTATGTAAATATATTCAAataattgataaattacaattttGAATACCTCTTAATTAATGCAAACGATGGATAGAGATTGGACagaatttcaaatttcttctCACATCCCTCAATCTCGTGTaggattataaaaaaaaaaaaaaaaaaaaaaaaccag containing:
- the LOC113725175 gene encoding uncharacterized protein, producing the protein MEPNLSPSTPRRVKFAPKGPPPRRKSTPLQPKTEVAGGGDHGGDDEINESLLRKVNEHLTRRWPQAEKKSSVQVAFSHGVASSTSLRTYGSAKEGSGDRSNGTGLRDSAADTRWDIHSLPSTSKIDWMVESSEDATVTSFKQKKREYKEPWDYNHSYYPVALPIRRPYSGDPEVLDREEFGEAKAASEYDESAIHSASDLGLLEEVDGEKMLFLQFPANLPFLKRESGPGSTGTSEHASASVNHKHRAGSSRPGGSVAPTTAKGKEIPGSFPMVSGDAKGKEIVNSSVSSVAGTNKNVCSLEELPPGFMGKILVFKSGAVKLKLGDMLYDVSPGSNCTFAQDIVAINTSDKHCCNLGEVSKRAVVTPDIDHLLTPVIYLA
- the LOC113725174 gene encoding uncharacterized protein, whose amino-acid sequence is MRSFGGGSRGMGGGGSGGGSVQMLRSVQRAVRARTVGGGGGAAHEPFSHTHPSTTNTATTTNLGRTRQTTCNNNKNQPITLSSSSSSTASSAIFSTCNNLLPTTISTAAPPAWPSSCSSPTFTDDSDWECIDDCYEDFVFGTVPSKDEVHHAVFALQEALDPASAKYLIDDIPAYNLDADLGGQVSGLTGSLQRSSPFGSQLDWMEPSLQLCSQSTLQAHERVHDALHLLRNEPSVQRMVVSLSSDKAVWDAVLNNEVVQELRGSLSQGKNPAEKSDDGSDPARGFLSWVIVNTKATVMELVDKITKLVNELFRTEGGGGDRTADRRADPFDEKLRASFLLSVVVMLIVVAARSSKA